From Gemmatimonadota bacterium, the proteins below share one genomic window:
- a CDS encoding glutamate mutase L, with protein sequence MDKLDVIIATDCGSTTTKAILIEKKGDVYRQTYRGEAPTTVEAPYEDVTRGVLNAIQEVEELSGRQILDGETIITPAQDNLGVDIYISTSSAGGGLQMMVGGVIQAMTGESAQRCALGAGAIVMDILASNDGRQPHEKIERIRQLRPDMVLLSGGTDGGTVSHVVELAEFISAADPKPRFGSGYQLPVIYAGNKDAAPEIERTLGDKTALTTTENIRPTLEEENLGPARHVIHDLFLEHVMAQAPGYRKLISWTGAPIMPTPGAVGLMMQTVSKQQNINVVGVDIGGATTDVFSVFDDIFNRTVSANLGMSYSVSNVLAEAGLNDVMRWVPFKIDEADLRDRIKNKMIRPTTIPQMLEELQVEQAIAREALRLAFVQHRALAVGLKGVQAERTLSDVFDQSAGGESLIKMRDLDLLVGSGGVLSHAPRRMQTAAMLIDAFQPDGITRLAVDSIFMMPHLGVLSSVNEIAATQVFERDCLIYLGTCIAPIAQGKIGTPCTQYEIGLPDGTQSGTLNIGDLLHFPLEADREAHLTLQPERNTDAGAGPGRELNTTVKGGTAGLILDGRGRPIVFAENQSERADQISQWSKILDLYPR encoded by the coding sequence ATGGATAAACTCGACGTCATCATCGCTACCGATTGCGGCAGCACCACGACCAAAGCCATCCTCATAGAAAAAAAGGGCGATGTCTATCGCCAAACCTATCGAGGCGAAGCACCTACCACAGTTGAAGCCCCCTATGAAGACGTCACGCGCGGCGTACTCAACGCCATTCAAGAAGTCGAAGAACTCTCTGGCAGGCAAATTCTCGACGGCGAAACCATCATCACACCCGCGCAGGACAATCTCGGGGTTGACATCTACATTTCTACCAGCAGCGCAGGCGGCGGTCTGCAAATGATGGTCGGCGGCGTCATTCAGGCCATGACAGGCGAAAGCGCGCAGCGTTGCGCCCTCGGCGCAGGCGCAATTGTCATGGACATTCTCGCGTCCAACGACGGGCGGCAGCCCCACGAAAAAATCGAACGCATTCGCCAGTTGCGCCCCGATATGGTACTCCTTTCGGGCGGCACAGATGGCGGCACCGTTTCGCACGTCGTCGAACTGGCCGAATTTATCTCCGCAGCCGACCCCAAACCGCGATTTGGATCGGGATATCAACTGCCCGTCATTTACGCGGGAAACAAAGATGCCGCGCCGGAAATCGAACGCACCCTGGGCGACAAAACAGCCCTCACCACCACGGAAAACATCCGTCCCACGCTCGAAGAAGAAAATCTCGGACCGGCTCGCCACGTGATCCACGACCTCTTTCTCGAACACGTCATGGCGCAAGCCCCCGGCTATCGAAAACTCATCTCCTGGACAGGCGCGCCCATCATGCCCACACCTGGCGCAGTTGGCCTCATGATGCAAACCGTCTCCAAACAACAAAATATCAATGTCGTGGGCGTTGACATAGGCGGCGCCACCACCGACGTATTCAGCGTCTTTGACGATATCTTCAACCGCACGGTATCTGCCAATCTCGGCATGTCCTACAGCGTATCCAACGTACTCGCAGAAGCGGGCCTCAACGACGTCATGCGCTGGGTACCTTTCAAAATCGACGAAGCCGACCTGCGAGACCGCATCAAAAACAAAATGATCCGCCCCACCACAATTCCGCAAATGCTCGAAGAACTTCAGGTCGAACAGGCCATTGCCCGCGAAGCCCTGCGCCTGGCCTTTGTTCAGCACCGCGCACTGGCCGTGGGTCTCAAAGGCGTACAGGCAGAGCGCACTCTGTCCGATGTATTTGACCAATCCGCAGGCGGCGAAAGCCTCATCAAAATGCGCGACCTCGACCTCCTCGTAGGAAGCGGCGGCGTTCTATCTCACGCCCCGCGTCGAATGCAAACAGCCGCCATGCTCATCGACGCCTTCCAGCCCGACGGCATCACGCGCCTCGCCGTTGACAGCATCTTTATGATGCCACACCTCGGCGTACTTTCATCGGTCAACGAAATCGCCGCCACTCAGGTTTTTGAACGCGACTGCCTCATTTACCTCGGCACGTGTATCGCGCCCATCGCCCAGGGCAAAATCGGCACACCCTGTACGCAATACGAAATCGGCCTTCCCGACGGAACCCAATCCGGCACCCTGAATATTGGCGACCTTCTACACTTCCCCCTCGAAGCCGATCGAGAAGCACACCTCACCTTGCAACCCGAGCGCAACACAGACGCAGGTGCAGGGCCGGGTAGAGAACTGAACACCACAGTCAAAGGGGGCACCGCCGGGCTGATCCTCGACGGACGCGGTCGCCCCATTG